The Brachyspira hyodysenteriae ATCC 27164 genome includes a window with the following:
- a CDS encoding lysozyme inhibitor LprI family protein, translating into MKNVISIIAAFILITAVISCGGGNKETDQTSQNNNTQSQNIQTNTSQTNNQKEFFDMKYVYKGIRADKAKFDEKLKKLRENNEYAKRNFDFLNRKFSNDDERKKYSIEFISNVNYAALDLEFLISWGSWGIYSEVEDYYAVGYLYVDQNLALKKAREELLKLNKKDADVYLALFLSHFACDSLYYFEKEKKYLTEWKKAGGTNISMMIAKYDDDNAYSNKMKLVNYIIEAPDSLRAEKLVADAYKDNFYRYIVKDNGYIDLFNENNYSLTSIELEGTARLSSVKIAEEIGNTNIINKYIKTYINNRLANDDIQDYLEYYQNYYNINAVYCYDGWNNLNLLEFKKNTFLIESTMKGLVNMHYYNPEFIKDNLYASFKEIKNYNFRLGDIDKVKSAEINSISTNDLKDYTKYSKFIDSGSFDIKQYSSHVASNMYYPLHSVSFFLCDINNDGKEELMLSGEYTSSAGRGGIAHYTLLLKDNLEIDFDSEIGQFINYRSFQDLGCTQKIYTENGKNKMILLDTLNNEAYDIFIDNNEIKNAEVFDYITYSYQPKLEWKGSILNGVPEGALKTDASFDMSKAENASDKAIVSDRTLRVADKLISDAYFAKRATLDKQGQEELLERRRAEIKAIQEAKGDIKAIEAEMLKILGIQ; encoded by the coding sequence ATGAAAAATGTTATTTCTATAATTGCAGCATTTATTTTAATTACTGCTGTAATTTCATGCGGAGGCGGAAACAAAGAAACGGATCAAACATCACAAAACAACAATACACAATCTCAAAATATTCAAACTAATACTTCACAAACAAATAATCAAAAAGAATTCTTTGATATGAAATATGTTTATAAAGGTATTAGAGCAGATAAAGCTAAATTTGATGAAAAGCTTAAAAAATTAAGAGAAAATAATGAATATGCAAAAAGGAATTTTGATTTTCTTAATAGGAAATTTTCAAATGATGATGAAAGAAAAAAATATTCTATAGAGTTTATATCAAATGTTAATTATGCTGCATTAGATCTAGAATTCTTAATAAGCTGGGGAAGCTGGGGGATATATAGTGAAGTTGAAGATTATTATGCTGTTGGATATTTATATGTTGATCAAAATTTAGCATTAAAAAAAGCAAGAGAAGAATTATTAAAATTAAATAAAAAAGATGCTGATGTTTATTTAGCTTTATTCTTATCTCATTTTGCTTGCGATTCGCTTTATTATTTTGAAAAAGAGAAAAAATATTTAACAGAATGGAAAAAAGCAGGCGGTACTAATATATCTATGATGATAGCAAAGTATGATGATGATAATGCTTACAGCAATAAAATGAAATTAGTTAATTATATAATAGAAGCTCCTGATTCTTTAAGAGCAGAAAAATTAGTTGCTGATGCTTATAAAGATAATTTCTATAGATACATTGTAAAAGATAATGGATATATAGATTTATTCAATGAAAATAATTATTCTTTAACTTCAATTGAATTGGAAGGTACAGCCCGTTTATCTTCAGTAAAAATAGCAGAAGAAATAGGCAATACAAATATAATAAACAAATATATAAAAACTTATATAAATAATAGATTAGCTAATGATGATATACAAGACTATTTAGAATATTATCAAAATTATTACAATATTAATGCCGTTTATTGTTATGACGGTTGGAATAACCTTAATTTACTTGAGTTTAAAAAGAATACATTTTTAATTGAAAGCACTATGAAAGGATTAGTAAATATGCATTATTATAATCCTGAGTTTATAAAAGATAATTTATATGCTTCATTTAAAGAAATAAAAAATTATAATTTCAGACTTGGAGATATAGATAAAGTAAAATCTGCTGAAATTAATTCAATTTCTACAAATGATTTGAAAGATTATACTAAATACTCCAAATTTATAGATTCAGGCAGCTTTGATATAAAACAATATTCATCTCATGTAGCTAGCAACATGTATTACCCTTTGCATAGCGTATCTTTCTTCTTATGTGATATCAATAATGACGGCAAAGAAGAATTAATGCTTTCAGGAGAATATACGAGTTCTGCAGGAAGAGGCGGTATAGCACATTATACTTTACTTTTAAAAGATAATTTGGAAATAGATTTTGATTCAGAAATAGGACAGTTTATTAATTATCGCAGTTTTCAAGATTTGGGATGTACTCAAAAAATATACACAGAAAATGGTAAAAATAAAATGATTTTATTGGATACTCTTAATAATGAAGCATATGATATATTTATTGATAATAATGAAATAAAGAATGCAGAAGTTTTTGATTATATTACATATAGTTATCAGCCAAAATTGGAATGGAAAGGAAGTATACTTAATGGAGTACCTGAAGGAGCTTTAAAAACTGATGCAAGTTTTGATATGTCTAAAGCAGAGAATGCATCAGACAAAGCAATAGTGTCTGACAGAACTTTGAGAGTAGCTGATAAACTTATAAGCGATGCGTATTTTGCTAAAAGGGCTACTTTAGATAAACAAGGTCAGGAAGAATTATTGGAGCGAAGAAGAGCAGAAATAAAAGCCATTCAGGAAGCAAAAGGAGATATTAAAGCAATAGAAGCTGAAATGCTTAAAATTTTGGGTATACAATAA
- a CDS encoding lysozyme inhibitor LprI family protein, producing the protein MKNVISIITAFILMIAIISCGGGNKEANQTSQNTNSQTSSDNQTKQTDNQKEFFDMKYVYKGVRVDKAKFDEELKNLRENDEYAKRNFDFLNKKFANDDERKKYSIEFISNVNYDPFSETFSTWDKYNEDLTDYYADEHLYVDQNLALKKAREELLKLNKKDADVYLALFLSHFACDSLYYFEEEKKYLTEWKKAGGTNISMMIAKYDDDNAYSNKMKLVDYIIEAPDSLRAEKLVADAYNNGFSRYIAKNNGYIDLFNENNYSLSSIELEGTAKVASVNIVPEILNTNIINKYLKTYVTNRLSDDKLYFDDAEYFRNYYDHNNEDAYDGWNGLSFLQFKKNTFLIESRVNMHYYNPEFMNDHIYASFEEVTTYNFRLGDIDEVESAKINSISTNDLKDYTKGSKFISFGKFDGEKYLEYIDETMGWRIYFPSFFLCDINNDGKEELMLSGDYDYGGGRGGTVNFTLLLKENLEVDFDSEIGQLINNKDFQDLNRIQKIYTEDGKNKMFLLNEASSEALDIFIDNNEIKNADYFNYITYSYQPKLEWKGSILDGVPEGALKTDASFDMSKAENASDKAIVSDRSLRMADKLISDAYFAKKATLDKQGQEELLEQRRAEIKTIQEAKGDIKTIEAEMLKILNIQ; encoded by the coding sequence ATGAAAAATGTTATTTCTATAATTACAGCATTTATTTTAATGATTGCTATAATTTCATGCGGAGGCGGAAACAAAGAAGCAAATCAAACATCACAAAATACCAACTCTCAAACTTCATCAGACAATCAAACTAAACAAACAGATAATCAAAAAGAATTCTTTGATATGAAATATGTTTATAAAGGTGTTAGAGTAGATAAAGCTAAATTTGACGAAGAGCTTAAAAATTTAAGAGAAAATGATGAATATGCAAAAAGGAATTTTGATTTTCTTAATAAGAAATTTGCAAATGATGATGAAAGAAAAAAATATTCTATAGAGTTTATATCAAATGTTAATTATGATCCATTTAGTGAAACATTCAGCACTTGGGATAAATATAATGAAGATTTGACAGATTATTATGCTGATGAACATTTATATGTTGATCAAAATTTAGCATTAAAAAAGGCAAGAGAAGAATTATTAAAATTAAATAAAAAAGATGCTGATGTTTATTTAGCTTTGTTCTTATCTCATTTTGCTTGCGATTCGCTTTATTATTTTGAAGAAGAAAAAAAGTATTTAACAGAATGGAAAAAAGCAGGCGGTACTAATATATCTATGATGATAGCAAAGTATGATGATGATAATGCTTACAGCAATAAAATGAAATTAGTTGATTATATAATAGAAGCTCCTGATTCTTTAAGAGCAGAAAAATTAGTTGCTGATGCTTATAACAATGGTTTCTCTAGATATATTGCAAAAAATAATGGATATATAGATTTATTTAATGAAAATAATTATTCTTTAAGTTCAATTGAATTGGAAGGTACAGCTAAAGTAGCTTCAGTAAATATAGTACCGGAAATACTTAATACAAATATAATAAATAAATATTTAAAAACTTATGTTACAAATAGACTCAGCGATGATAAATTATATTTTGATGATGCGGAGTATTTTAGAAATTATTATGATCATAATAATGAAGATGCTTATGACGGATGGAATGGACTTAGTTTTCTTCAGTTTAAAAAAAATACATTCTTAATTGAATCAAGAGTAAATATGCATTATTATAATCCTGAGTTTATGAATGATCATATATATGCTTCATTTGAAGAGGTAACAACTTATAATTTCAGACTTGGAGATATAGATGAAGTAGAATCTGCTAAAATTAATTCAATTTCTACAAATGATTTGAAAGATTATACTAAAGGCTCCAAATTTATAAGTTTCGGTAAATTTGATGGAGAAAAATATTTGGAGTATATAGATGAAACAATGGGTTGGCGTATATATTTTCCATCTTTCTTTTTATGCGATATCAATAATGACGGTAAAGAAGAATTAATGCTTTCAGGGGATTATGATTATGGCGGAGGAAGAGGCGGTACAGTGAATTTTACTTTACTTTTGAAAGAGAATTTGGAAGTAGATTTTGATTCAGAAATAGGACAGCTTATTAATAATAAGGATTTTCAGGATTTAAATAGAATTCAAAAAATATATACTGAAGACGGTAAAAATAAAATGTTTTTGTTAAATGAAGCTTCTAGTGAGGCTTTGGATATATTCATTGATAATAATGAAATAAAGAACGCAGATTATTTTAATTATATCACGTATAGTTATCAGCCTAAATTAGAATGGAAAGGAAGTATACTTGACGGAGTACCTGAAGGAGCTTTAAAAACTGATGCCAGCTTTGATATGTCTAAAGCAGAAAATGCATCAGACAAAGCTATAGTATCAGACAGAAGTTTGAGAATGGCTGATAAACTTATAAGCGATGCATATTTTGCTAAAAAGGCTACTTTGGATAAACAAGGTCAGGAAGAATTATTGGAGCAAAGAAGAGCAGAAATAAAAACTATTCAGGAAGCAAAAGGAGATATTAAAACAATAGAAGCTGAGATGCTTAAAATTTTAAACATACAATAA
- a CDS encoding lysozyme inhibitor LprI family protein: MKNVISIITAFILMIAIISCGGGNKETNQSEQNTQTNQTSQNNNAQNTQTNTSQTNNQKEFFDMKYVYKGVRVDKAKFDEELKNLRENNEKAKRNFDFLNRKFANDDERKKYSIEFISNVNFNYYPFSETFSSWEIYNEDLTDYYADEYLYVDQNLALKKAREELLKLNKKDADVYLALFLSHFACDSLYYFEEEKKYLTEWKKAGGTNISMIIAKYDGDNAYSNKMKLVDYIIEAPDSLRAEKLVADAYNNGFSRYIAKNNGYIDLFNENNYSLSSIEFGGTAHIASVNIVPEILNTNIINKYLKTYVTNILSNDKLYFDDAEYFRNYYGIDLMEYYDGWNRLSFLQFKKNTFLIESTMNGPVNIHYYNPEFMNDHIYASFEEIKTYNFRLGDINKVESAEINSISTNDLKDYTKGSKFISFGKFDGEKYLEYIDETMGWRIYFPSFFLCDINNDGKEELMLSGDYDYGGGRGGTVNFTLLLKENLEVDFDSEIGQLINNKDFQDLNRIQKIYTEDGKNKMFLLNEASSEALDIFIDNNEIKNADYFNYITYSYQPKLEWKGSILDGVPEGALKTDASFDMSKAENASDKAIVSDRTLRMADKLISDAYFAKKSTLDKQGQEELLEQRRAEIKTIQEAKGDIKAIEAEMLKILNIQ; this comes from the coding sequence ATGAAAAATGTTATTTCTATAATTACAGCATTTATTTTAATGATTGCTATAATTTCATGCGGAGGCGGAAACAAAGAAACAAATCAATCAGAACAAAATACTCAAACTAATCAAACATCACAAAACAACAATGCACAAAATACTCAAACCAATACTTCACAAACAAATAATCAAAAAGAATTCTTTGATATGAAATATGTTTATAAAGGTGTTAGAGTAGATAAAGCTAAATTTGATGAAGAGCTTAAAAATTTAAGAGAAAATAATGAAAAGGCAAAAAGAAATTTCGATTTTCTTAATAGGAAATTTGCAAATGATGATGAAAGAAAAAAATATTCTATAGAGTTTATATCAAATGTTAATTTTAATTATTATCCATTTAGTGAAACATTCAGCAGTTGGGAGATATATAATGAAGATTTGACAGATTATTATGCTGATGAATATTTATATGTAGATCAGAATTTAGCATTAAAAAAGGCAAGAGAAGAATTATTAAAATTAAATAAAAAAGATGCTGATGTTTATTTAGCTTTGTTCTTATCGCATTTTGCTTGCGATTCGCTTTATTATTTTGAAGAAGAAAAAAAGTATTTAACAGAATGGAAAAAAGCAGGCGGAACTAATATATCTATGATAATAGCAAAGTATGATGGTGATAATGCTTACAGCAATAAAATGAAATTAGTTGATTATATAATAGAAGCTCCTGATTCTTTAAGGGCGGAAAAATTAGTTGCTGATGCTTATAACAATGGTTTCTCTAGATATATTGCAAAAAATAATGGATATATAGATTTATTTAATGAAAATAATTATTCTTTAAGTTCAATTGAATTTGGAGGTACAGCTCATATAGCTTCAGTAAATATAGTACCGGAAATACTTAATACAAATATAATAAATAAATATTTAAAAACATATGTTACAAACATACTCAGCAATGATAAATTATATTTTGATGATGCGGAGTATTTTAGAAATTATTATGGAATTGATTTGATGGAGTATTATGACGGATGGAATAGACTTAGTTTTCTTCAGTTTAAGAAAAATACATTCTTAATTGAAAGCACTATGAATGGACCAGTAAATATACATTATTATAATCCTGAGTTTATGAATGATCATATATATGCTTCATTTGAAGAAATAAAAACTTATAATTTCAGACTTGGAGATATAAATAAAGTAGAATCTGCTGAAATTAATTCAATTTCTACAAATGATTTGAAAGATTATACTAAAGGCTCCAAATTTATAAGTTTCGGTAAATTTGATGGAGAAAAATATTTGGAGTATATAGATGAAACAATGGGTTGGCGTATATATTTTCCATCTTTCTTTTTATGCGATATCAATAATGACGGTAAAGAAGAATTAATGCTTTCAGGGGATTATGATTATGGCGGAGGAAGAGGCGGTACAGTGAATTTTACTTTACTTTTGAAAGAGAATTTGGAAGTAGATTTTGATTCAGAAATAGGACAGCTTATTAATAATAAGGATTTTCAGGATTTAAATAGAATTCAAAAAATATATACTGAAGACGGTAAAAATAAAATGTTTTTGTTAAATGAAGCTTCTAGTGAGGCTTTGGATATATTCATTGATAATAATGAAATAAAGAATGCAGATTATTTTAATTATATCACGTATAGTTATCAGCCCAAATTGGAATGGAAAGGAAGTATACTTGACGGAGTACCTGAAGGAGCTTTAAAAACTGATGCGAGCTTTGACATGTCTAAAGCAGAAAATGCATCAGACAAAGCAATAGTGTCCGATAGAACTTTAAGAATGGCTGATAAACTTATAAGCGATGCATATTTTGCTAAAAAGTCTACTTTGGATAAACAAGGTCAGGAAGAATTATTGGAGCAAAGAAGAGCAGAAATAAAAACTATTCAGGAAGCAAAAGGCGATATTAAAGCAATAGAAGCTGAAATGCTTAAGATTTTGAACATACAATAA
- a CDS encoding helix-turn-helix domain-containing protein gives MLTTNLKKPFYNNILSDSKEENNANKERLRDDDELISSVGNNIRAIRKSQTKTISEIAEMSGISAKYLQSVEVGKRNISITNLNKIANALNVPIGILFSYDHIEKTKKLLYIANKLKNYSALQLSNIDTIIKDLKNIID, from the coding sequence ATGCTTACTACGAATTTGAAGAAACCTTTTTATAATAATATTCTAAGTGATAGTAAAGAAGAAAATAATGCTAATAAAGAGAGACTGAGAGATGATGATGAACTTATATCTTCTGTAGGAAATAATATAAGAGCTATAAGAAAATCACAGACTAAAACAATATCTGAAATAGCAGAAATGTCAGGAATATCAGCTAAATATCTTCAAAGTGTTGAGGTAGGAAAAAGAAATATATCTATAACAAATTTAAATAAAATAGCTAATGCTTTAAATGTACCTATAGGCATATTATTTAGTTATGATCATATAGAGAAAACTAAGAAGCTTTTATATATAGCAAATAAATTGAAGAATTATTCTGCTTTGCAGTTATCGAATATAGATACTATAATAAAGGATTTGAAAAATATAATAGATTGA
- a CDS encoding JAB domain-containing protein — protein MDHIFRGTIDSATIYPRDLVEKSLSLGASYVIISHNHPSGISKPSKEDIEITKVLYKAFLMVDIKMLDHIIVAGNSFYSFREDGMFDKYRHNAEV, from the coding sequence ATGGATCATATATTCAGAGGCACAATAGATTCTGCCACTATATATCCAAGAGATTTAGTAGAAAAATCATTATCACTAGGAGCAAGTTATGTTATAATATCTCATAATCACCCATCTGGTATATCCAAACCTTCAAAAGAAGATATTGAAATTACAAAGGTTTTATATAAAGCATTTTTAATGGTGGATATAAAAATGCTTGATCATATTATAGTTGCTGGCAATTCTTTTTATAGTTTTAGAGAAGATGGTATGTTTGATAAATACAGACATAATGCGGAGGTTTGA
- a CDS encoding Mov34/MPN/PAD-1 family protein gives MYNDFYNDNTKFSNALENPNADITNEKQILASIISNGISLDKANTIVEKLYYNFYNLHNIVNASEEELSKVKGLNSKKINLIKSIPSILEYYLLSSLKIASPHIKKKDLINYLIIKLGKLKFETFSIICLDVIKDSYLWIIYSEAQ, from the coding sequence ATGTATAATGATTTTTATAATGATAATACAAAATTTAGTAATGCCTTAGAAAATCCCAATGCCGATATAACAAATGAAAAGCAAATATTAGCCTCAATTATATCCAATGGCATATCTTTAGATAAGGCGAATACTATAGTAGAAAAGCTTTATTATAATTTCTACAATCTGCATAATATAGTCAATGCTTCAGAAGAGGAACTGTCAAAAGTTAAAGGTCTTAATTCAAAAAAGATTAATCTGATAAAAAGTATTCCTTCTATTTTGGAATATTATTTACTCAGCAGTTTAAAAATTGCTTCTCCTCATATAAAGAAAAAAGATTTAATTAATTATCTTATTATAAAATTAGGAAAATTAAAATTCGAAACTTTTTCTATTATATGTTTAGATGTAATAAAAGATTCATATCTATGGATCATATATTCAGAGGCACAATAG
- the feoB gene encoding ferrous iron transport protein B, translating to MKLTELDIEEGFVVDKVATDGEIRQRIIEMGFTPGAKGWVVRKAPLGDPIQVHIMDYEISLRKSEANGIEVAKSNVEIKKERVLKPIEHKDVKDEDDTLIESKSDIAKKIKVPSNNTKFKIALAGNPNSGKTTIFNALTGANYKVANYPGVTVEKRQANMLYNGYTYDLIDLPGVYSLSAYSQDEVVACDVLLNEKPDFIINVIDSTNLERNLYLTLQLVELGIPIVCVLNMYEHAEKNGIKIDEKNLSELFKFPVMKVHGNKYESVVRILDEIEKMHTSGNKLHRDSAIRYGEEVENSIKNIVDTMHGDISELHKRWLAIKTLEKDERAIHSIRRECNNGGEVIEVLNKEIIKLETSMNAKTDSIMADKRYSYIRGALQEAVHKDNIQAFNFTEAADVIFLNKWLGLPIFLVVLWLIFKVTFTVGAYPQGWLETGIGALSGFVGSLLPEGSLIQSVVVDGVIGGVGAVLSFLPLVLILFTGISFLEDCGYMARAAFLMDKIMHKLGLHGQSFIPLFLGFGCTIPAVMAARTLRSKKDRVVTILITTFMSCGARLPVYILFIGAFFAPKMAASVMFSIYMIGVLMAFIMAFIFRKAFFKGEETPFVMELPPYRIPRAKAVLRHMFDRGWMYIKKAGTYVFAASVIIWALMTFPQYKPTDEDNARLMQEAKSLAVSQGLDANDEEVITAEYDRLVASEGLRNSYAGKIGTFIEPVLKPLGFDWRIGIGLVAGGAAKEVLVSTIAQIKSIEDGDETVLTESLQNDPVFNPVVAYTLLLFVLLYFPCFASIGVIGSEIGNKWIPFLMIYTLTVAWVVSFAFYQIAGRIAGII from the coding sequence ATGAAACTAACAGAATTAGATATTGAAGAAGGTTTTGTTGTTGATAAAGTGGCCACTGATGGTGAGATTAGACAAAGAATTATAGAAATGGGATTCACTCCTGGAGCAAAAGGCTGGGTAGTTAGAAAAGCACCTTTAGGTGATCCTATACAAGTTCATATTATGGACTATGAAATTTCTCTTAGAAAATCAGAGGCTAATGGAATAGAAGTTGCTAAATCAAATGTAGAAATAAAAAAGGAAAGAGTATTAAAGCCTATAGAACATAAAGATGTGAAAGATGAAGATGATACTTTAATTGAAAGTAAATCTGATATAGCAAAGAAAATAAAAGTTCCTTCTAATAATACTAAATTCAAGATAGCTTTAGCAGGAAATCCGAATTCTGGAAAAACAACTATATTCAATGCTTTAACAGGTGCTAATTATAAAGTTGCTAATTATCCGGGTGTAACAGTAGAAAAAAGACAGGCTAATATGCTTTATAATGGATACACTTATGATTTAATAGATTTGCCTGGTGTTTATAGTTTAAGTGCTTATTCTCAAGATGAGGTAGTGGCATGCGATGTTCTTCTTAATGAGAAGCCTGATTTTATAATAAATGTTATAGACTCTACAAATTTAGAAAGAAATCTTTATCTTACATTACAGCTTGTAGAGTTGGGTATTCCTATTGTATGCGTACTTAATATGTATGAGCATGCTGAAAAGAATGGTATTAAAATAGATGAAAAGAATTTAAGTGAACTTTTTAAATTCCCTGTGATGAAAGTTCATGGAAATAAATATGAAAGCGTTGTAAGAATATTAGATGAAATAGAAAAGATGCATACTTCCGGAAATAAGCTTCATAGAGATTCTGCTATAAGATACGGAGAGGAAGTAGAAAACTCTATCAAGAATATTGTAGATACTATGCATGGAGATATAAGCGAGCTTCATAAGAGATGGCTTGCTATTAAAACTTTAGAAAAAGATGAAAGGGCAATTCACTCTATAAGAAGAGAATGTAATAATGGCGGCGAGGTAATAGAAGTATTAAATAAAGAGATAATAAAATTAGAAACTTCTATGAATGCAAAAACAGATTCTATAATGGCTGATAAAAGATACTCATATATAAGAGGAGCTTTACAGGAAGCTGTTCATAAAGATAATATACAGGCATTCAATTTTACAGAGGCTGCCGATGTAATATTTTTGAATAAATGGCTTGGACTTCCAATATTTTTAGTTGTATTATGGCTGATATTTAAAGTAACATTTACTGTAGGAGCTTATCCTCAGGGCTGGCTTGAAACAGGAATAGGGGCATTATCTGGTTTTGTAGGCAGCTTGCTTCCTGAAGGCAGTTTGATACAGTCTGTTGTTGTTGACGGTGTTATAGGCGGTGTAGGGGCAGTACTATCATTCTTACCATTAGTATTGATATTATTCACAGGAATTTCATTCTTAGAAGACTGCGGTTATATGGCTAGAGCTGCTTTCCTAATGGATAAGATAATGCATAAATTAGGCTTGCATGGTCAGTCATTCATACCTCTTTTCTTAGGTTTCGGATGTACAATACCTGCAGTTATGGCAGCTAGAACATTGAGAAGTAAAAAGGATAGGGTAGTTACAATATTGATTACAACATTTATGAGCTGCGGTGCAAGACTTCCTGTTTATATATTGTTTATAGGTGCTTTTTTTGCTCCTAAAATGGCTGCTTCTGTGATGTTTAGTATATATATGATTGGTGTATTGATGGCATTTATAATGGCATTCATATTCAGAAAAGCATTCTTCAAAGGTGAGGAAACTCCTTTCGTAATGGAACTTCCTCCATATAGAATACCAAGAGCTAAGGCTGTATTAAGACATATGTTTGACAGAGGCTGGATGTATATTAAGAAAGCCGGTACTTATGTATTTGCTGCTTCTGTTATAATATGGGCTTTAATGACATTCCCTCAATATAAGCCTACTGATGAGGATAATGCAAGACTTATGCAGGAAGCTAAATCATTGGCTGTTAGTCAAGGATTGGATGCTAATGATGAAGAAGTTATCACTGCTGAATATGACAGATTAGTTGCTTCTGAAGGTTTAAGAAATAGTTATGCTGGTAAGATAGGTACATTTATAGAACCAGTATTAAAGCCTTTAGGTTTCGATTGGAGAATAGGTATTGGGCTTGTTGCTGGAGGTGCTGCTAAAGAGGTATTAGTTTCTACTATAGCACAGATTAAATCTATAGAAGATGGAGATGAAACAGTTCTTACTGAATCATTACAGAATGACCCTGTATTTAATCCTGTAGTGGCATATACATTACTTCTTTTTGTACTGCTTTATTTCCCTTGTTTTGCTTCTATTGGCGTTATAGGTTCTGAGATAGGTAATAAATGGATACCTTTCTTAATGATTTATACACTGACAGTTGCTTGGGTAGTAAGTTTTGCTTTCTATCAGATTGCTGGAAGAATAGCAGGTATTATATAG
- a CDS encoding DMT family transporter produces the protein MLNILLVIIGSIAYGFLPIFVKNIIAYNYSSLSIVFYRYFLTAIFLFIIILVTKKSFKITKRQFIELFIFSIIGLGLTFFFLSQSLLYISAGLSNMIHFGYPVIVLLVMIFMFKEKANILKILSIIFAVVGIVLLTQVVEVESFLGVIYALITTITYGSYIIANKKCSFSEVDTMVSLFYMSLFVSIAFFIAGMFTGSLQVLNNLYVFWNFAVISLVCTIFSLGLLLYGVKRLGSSLASILNMFEPATTVVASIFIYKESLTINIIIGSILIILSTISMVIGSKK, from the coding sequence ATGTTAAATATTTTATTAGTTATAATAGGCTCTATTGCTTATGGATTTCTTCCTATTTTTGTTAAGAATATTATTGCCTATAATTACTCTTCGCTTTCTATAGTTTTTTACAGATATTTTCTAACAGCAATTTTTTTATTTATAATTATTCTTGTTACTAAAAAAAGTTTTAAAATAACAAAAAGACAGTTTATAGAATTATTTATATTTAGTATAATAGGGCTTGGTCTTACATTCTTCTTTTTATCTCAATCATTATTATATATATCTGCCGGACTAAGCAATATGATACATTTTGGATATCCTGTTATAGTTCTGCTTGTGATGATATTTATGTTTAAAGAAAAAGCTAATATATTAAAAATTCTTTCTATAATATTTGCTGTTGTTGGAATAGTACTTCTTACTCAGGTTGTAGAAGTAGAGTCATTTTTAGGGGTAATATATGCATTAATAACTACTATTACTTACGGATCTTATATAATAGCTAACAAAAAATGCAGCTTTTCTGAAGTTGATACCATGGTTTCGCTTTTCTATATGTCTTTATTTGTATCTATTGCTTTTTTTATAGCTGGAATGTTTACAGGTTCTTTACAAGTTCTTAATAATTTATATGTGTTTTGGAATTTTGCTGTAATATCTTTAGTATGTACAATATTTTCTCTTGGACTTTTACTTTACGGAGTTAAGAGATTGGGTTCTTCTTTAGCATCTATACTTAACATGTTTGAACCTGCTACTACAGTTGTTGCATCTATTTTTATATATAAAGAGTCTCTGACAATTAATATTATTATAGGTTCTATTTTAATAATACTTTCTACTATAAGTATGGTTATAGGAAGTAAAAAATAA
- a CDS encoding YkgJ family cysteine cluster protein produces MKFDCDCCGICCKNIKHVPQLQKYDNGNGECIYLTEDNKCSIYDNRPDICNVDLMYQKKYSNFYSKEEFYKLNYEVCIKLKKNYKK; encoded by the coding sequence ATGAAATTTGATTGTGATTGCTGCGGTATATGCTGTAAAAATATTAAACATGTACCGCAGCTTCAAAAATATGATAATGGCAATGGGGAATGTATATATTTAACAGAAGATAATAAATGCTCTATATATGACAATAGACCCGATATTTGTAATGTGGATTTAATGTATCAAAAAAAATATTCTAATTTTTATTCAAAAGAAGAATTTTATAAATTAAATTATGAAGTATGTATTAAGCTCAAAAAAAATTATAAAAAATAA